Genomic DNA from Pseudomonas fluorescens:
TGGCGGTGTGCTCGGCCTGGCTCAACTGGCGATCGGCGGCATGGCGCTGGCGCGGGGGATCACCGGGCATTGCTCGGCCAAGGCCTTGTTGGAAAAGAACCGGCAGAACCTCAGCAACGCCCGCGCCCGCATCGAACAGGCCGGTGATGAGCTGGGCCGCCTGAAGGCCAATGCCGAGGCGGCGACTGGCACGGCTACGGTGACGGGGAATGATTCGTTGGATTCGCCGAAGGTTGGGCTCTGATTTTTGCAGCGCCGCTGATGGCCCCTTCGCGAGCAAGCTCGCTCCACATGTTTTGTGAACGCCGAAAACCCAATGTGGGAGAGCTTGCTCGCGATGGCGGTGTCACTGAAGTAACCGGGTATCCAGCACAGTAGAGGCCCCACCCAGAACGCTCTCACTGAGCTGCACAAACTCTTTGGTATCGACCGTTTCCAACCGCATCGCCGCCTGCAACACATCATCCAGCGAACGTTTGTTACGGGTTTTCAGGCGAATCTCGCGGTCCAGTTCCTGCAACAGCAACACCGCCTTGGCCACCTCCGCCGAGCTGATCTGTTCGCCGCGCAAGGTGGTGATGCCCTTGCTGTCGCGGGCGAGCCGGTCGTTCAAGGTCTGATAGCGCTCATCACTCAGGCCGCCGGCGCGGCGCAGCAGTTCGATGGCGTAGTACTCGGTCAGCCCTTCGCTGATCCAGTCGCTACGATCATGATCATTGACCCGGGCCAATGCCTGCACCAACTCCCGCAGCAATGGGCTACTGCCCCGCTCGCTGACCAGCGGCGGACGGCTGTGCAGGTAGATCGAGTCGTGACCGGCCTGGGCGCCACGCCACAACGGATCGCCGGCGCCGACAATCAGCAACTTGGCCGGATGGCGCGGCACCAGTGCTTGTACCTGCGGCCAGACGAATGTCAGCAGCGTCAGCACATCCATCCGGCGCATGCCTTGGCCCTGGGGCGAGGCGACCGTCACCTCAGTTTCGCCCAGGCGGGTGCGGCGGCTACCCAGTTTGCCGGCGAGCATCCAGCCCGTAGGGCGGTCGAACAGGCGCGAGGGGTTGTCGATGCGAAAGCGTTGCTTGCCGATGCGCGGCCAGGGCGTCTCGATGCTTTTCCAGCCATTGGGCAATTCAACTTCAAGACGGGCCACCAGTTCGACGCCGTCCTGCTGGTCGAGCCTGGCCGACGGCACCAGGTCGTCGCCGCGCAGCAACGCCCACGTCGGGGTCATGCGGGTTTCGAAGGTGGCGTTCTTGCGCGCATGGCTGATGCGCACGCGGTAGCTCAGGCTGGCCTTGTCCGCTGCCGGCCGCCAGACACCTCGCGCCTCTTTGCCGGGAGTGAGTTGCCATTGGCCGTCGGCCTTGAAATCGCTGTAGCGACTGCCGTCGCCGAGGTCGAAATCCAGGCTACGCACCGCCGCCCCCCGGGCCAGGGTCAGACGCACCTCGGCCTGATCGCTCAGGGGCAACAGGTGCACGTGATAGTCCAGATCGACTTTCTGCGCCGCCCACAGCGGCCCGCACATCGCCAGCAGCCCGGCGGCCAGCATCCGTTTCAATCCTGCAGCCATGGGTTCTCCCTGGGGCGCGCCGCCCGACGGCTCAGCCGGCGCGGAAAATCAGATGATCTTCCCAATCGTCTTCCGGCACGCTGCCTTCGGCCAGCATACGCCCGGACTGGGAAATGCGTTCGTGGTGCACCGCATCGCGATCACCGCAGACCAGGTGGTGCCACAACGGCAAGTCCTTGCCCTCGCTGACCAGCCGATAACCGCAGGTCGGCGGCAGCCATTTGAACTCATCGGCCTTGCCCGGCGTGAGCTGGATGCAGTCGGGGACAAAGTCGCGGCGGTTGGGATAGTCGGAGCACTGGCAGGTTTTCAGGTCCAGCAGTTTGCAGGCGATGCGCGTGTAGTAGACGCTGTTGTCGTCTTCGTCTTCGAGTTTTTGCAGGCAGCACAGGCCACAGCCGTCGCACAGCGATTCCCATTCCTGCAGATCGAGCTGATCGAGGGTTTTGCGTTTCCAGAACGGTTCGACTTTGGCGGCCATGGCTCAAGCATCAACATCAGGTGGTGAAAAGGCCGACAGTCTAGTGCCCGGGCCTCTTCAGGCCAAGCATTGGCGACTGTCGGTAGGCCGGGACTTGTCAGCCCGGGCGGCGGGACGTAGGTTGTTTCATTGACTTTCCAAACCCCAGCCAGGTAAGCCCATGAGTGCCAATCCCCGCATTGCCGATTACGCGATTCACCCTCAATTCATCGAGCGCTGGTCGCCCCGTGCCTTTACCGGCGAGACCATTGCCGAAGAAACCCTGCTGGGCTTCTTCGAAGCTGCACGCTGGGCGCCGTCGGCGTACAACTCCCAGCCATGGCGCTTCCTGTATGCGCGCCGCGACACGCCGAATTGGGAGCGTTTCCTGGGCCTGCTCAATGAATTCAACCGCAGCTGGGCCCAACACGCCTCGGCACTGGTGATCATTGTTTCGAAAACCACCTTCGCCGTTCCCGGCGCCACCGAAGAAACCCCTGCGCAGTCCCACACTTTCGATACGGGGGCGGCCTGGGGCCACCTGGCGCTGCAAGCCAGCCTCAGCGGCTGGCACACCCATGGCATGGCCGGTTTCGACCAGGCGTTGACCCGCAAGGAACTGAAGATCCCGGAAGGCTACGCCCTGCACGCCGCCGTGGCGATTGGCAAGCTGGGGGACAAATCGACACTGGCCGAATACCTCCAGGCCCGCGAAACCCCAAGCCCGCGCCGGCCGTTGAGCGAACTGGTGGCTGAGGGCGACTTCACCCTGTAACCCTGCCCCTTCATGTGAACAAACTATTCACATAAGAACGGCACTTCCCGTGGCGAGGGAGCTTGCTCCCGTTGGGCTGCGCAGCAGCCCTGAATCAGCCGGCTCGGACAATCTGATGCACCGCGTGCTTAGGTTTTGGGCTGCTTCGCAGCCCAGCGGGAGCAAGCTCCCTCGCCACAGGGTTGGGTTCACACAAACCTTAAGTGAACGGCGCAACCCGGAGCGGGAAGAAAGTCAGTAACCCCGGCTGAAATCCACTTCCCCGCGTAGCGCCTCACCGGCCTGATAGGCCCGCAGGTTTTCCAGGAACAACTGCACCATCATCGGCGGCGAGGTCGGTGCCGAGCTGTGGCCGGTCAGCAGCAGGCCCCAGGCGGTCCAGAAGGGGTGGCGCTGTGGCAATGGCTCCTGGCGGCAGACGTCGATCACCGCACC
This window encodes:
- a CDS encoding YgaP family membrane protein — its product is MSDNNPFEPIETTPFQSHPPQNVHGWERIGSLAGGVLMMGKGLRRGGVLGLAQLAIGGMALARGITGHCSAKALLEKNRQNLSNARARIEQAGDELGRLKANAEAATGTATVTGNDSLDSPKVGL
- a CDS encoding YcgN family cysteine cluster protein yields the protein MAAKVEPFWKRKTLDQLDLQEWESLCDGCGLCCLQKLEDEDDNSVYYTRIACKLLDLKTCQCSDYPNRRDFVPDCIQLTPGKADEFKWLPPTCGYRLVSEGKDLPLWHHLVCGDRDAVHHERISQSGRMLAEGSVPEDDWEDHLIFRAG
- a CDS encoding nitroreductase family protein; its protein translation is MSANPRIADYAIHPQFIERWSPRAFTGETIAEETLLGFFEAARWAPSAYNSQPWRFLYARRDTPNWERFLGLLNEFNRSWAQHASALVIIVSKTTFAVPGATEETPAQSHTFDTGAAWGHLALQASLSGWHTHGMAGFDQALTRKELKIPEGYALHAAVAIGKLGDKSTLAEYLQARETPSPRRPLSELVAEGDFTL